The nucleotide sequence ATGGTTAAAATTGGAGATTTAGAAGTCGGCGAATTTCCTCTACTATTAGCTCCAATGGAAGATGTCAGTGATCCTCCATTTCGAAAACTTTGCAAAGAAGGTGGTGCAGATATTATGTACACAGAGTTTGTTTCTTCTGAAGGTTTAATAAGACAGGCATCAAAAAGTATACAAAAGCTTGATATTTTCGAATTTGAAAGGCCTATTGGTATTCAAATTTTTGGAAATAATATTGATTCTATGAAGGAAGCAACTAGAATTGCTACCAGTGTTCAACCTGATATAATTGATATTAACTACGGCTGTCCTGTAAAAAAGGTTACTTGCAAGGGAGGTGGAGCAGCTATTCTACAAGATATTCCTAAAATGGTTAAGATGACATCTGAAATTGTAAAATCAACTAAACTACCTGTAACAGTAAAAACGAGATTGGGTTGGGATGAAAAAAGTAAATATATTGTAGAAGTTGCTGAAAGATTACAAGATATTGGTATACAAGCTATTTCAATTCATGGACGTACTAGAAAACAAATGTATAAAGGAGAAGCTAACTGGGAATTAATAAGAGAGGTGAAAAATAATCCCAGAATAAAAATTCCTGTATTTGGGAACGGAGATGTTACGTGCCCTGAAACTGCTAAAAAAAAGAAAGAAAAATATAATGTAGATGGAATTATGATCGGAAGAGCTGCAATTGGAAATCCGTGGATTTTTCTAAAGATTAAAGAATACTTAAATTCTGGGAAAATAATTGAGGAACCGAAAATGAAGGATAAAATTGAAATGGTATTAAATCACTTAAAGTGGTCAATTGAATGGAAAGGAGAAAAACTTGGAATACTAGAAATGCGAAGACATTATTCTAATTACTTCAAAGATTTACCTAAAATTAAAAACTACCGATCTGAATTAGTACAACTTAATGAGTACAACGAAGTTTTAAATAAAATAAATGAAATAAAAGAGATTTATAAAAATTATTAAATTTTATAAAATCGACTATTAAATGTAACAAAATATGTAGTAACCAATCC is from Flavobacteriales bacterium TMED191 and encodes:
- the dusB gene encoding tRNA dihydrouridine synthase DusB, translated to MVKIGDLEVGEFPLLLAPMEDVSDPPFRKLCKEGGADIMYTEFVSSEGLIRQASKSIQKLDIFEFERPIGIQIFGNNIDSMKEATRIATSVQPDIIDINYGCPVKKVTCKGGGAAILQDIPKMVKMTSEIVKSTKLPVTVKTRLGWDEKSKYIVEVAERLQDIGIQAISIHGRTRKQMYKGEANWELIREVKNNPRIKIPVFGNGDVTCPETAKKKKEKYNVDGIMIGRAAIGNPWIFLKIKEYLNSGKIIEEPKMKDKIEMVLNHLKWSIEWKGEKLGILEMRRHYSNYFKDLPKIKNYRSELVQLNEYNEVLNKINEIKEIYKNY